In Chlorogloeopsis sp. ULAP01, one DNA window encodes the following:
- a CDS encoding response regulator transcription factor produces the protein MLMLSCESSTLRVLVVDDHELTRLTLQLILSAQEKIQVVGLASNGQEAIEMVQRYQPDVIVLDLQMPVMDGWSASSHIKAIAPNTQIIAYSSVEDSKFIEAKATGSLDAFCKKDVPTGELVSLVRQLGQRAANDSVTG, from the coding sequence ATGTTAATGTTGTCTTGTGAGTCTTCTACCTTGCGTGTTTTAGTGGTTGACGATCACGAACTAACTCGTTTAACCCTGCAATTAATCTTGTCTGCTCAAGAAAAGATTCAAGTAGTAGGTTTAGCCTCTAACGGTCAAGAAGCAATAGAAATGGTTCAGCGCTACCAACCAGATGTAATTGTTTTAGATTTACAGATGCCTGTTATGGATGGTTGGAGTGCGTCTAGTCACATTAAGGCAATTGCTCCCAATACCCAGATTATTGCTTACTCTTCTGTGGAGGATTCTAAATTTATCGAAGCTAAAGCAACAGGAAGTTTAGATGCTTTTTGCAAAAAAGATGTGCCGACTGGTGAACTAGTTTCTTTAGTGAGGCAGCTAGGACAACGGGCGGCTAATGACTCAGTAACAGGATGA
- a CDS encoding PleD family two-component system response regulator has protein sequence MPGTSHFSSISSKPPLILVADDDATMRLLLREAMEQEGYRVVEVSNGKECLDAYTVVKPDLILLDAVMPIMDGFTCCQELLHITKKNLALALASFDHGSSFSNSLISMLWDRTPILMITGLDDTDSVDRAFEAGASDFVTKPIHWAMLRRRVRRLLQQGQVYKQLEAANQALQQLANEDGLTGVANRRRFDQYLNSQWLELAQQRSPLSMILCDIDFFKLYNDKYGHPAGDACLQKVATVLKDTAQKNQDLVARYGGEEFAVILPFTHASGAVHVAEAMQAGVRELKIFHSQSTVSQYVTLSLGVATIIPSFDTSPSTLIAAADQALYQAKAEGRNRINFKQMQH, from the coding sequence ATGCCAGGCACAAGCCATTTTTCTTCGATTTCTAGCAAGCCTCCTTTGATTCTGGTGGCTGATGATGATGCGACAATGCGATTACTGTTGCGTGAAGCGATGGAACAAGAAGGCTACCGAGTTGTCGAGGTTAGCAATGGTAAAGAGTGCTTAGATGCTTACACTGTTGTCAAACCGGATCTAATTTTATTAGATGCAGTAATGCCAATCATGGATGGCTTTACTTGTTGTCAGGAACTGCTCCACATTACCAAGAAAAATTTAGCATTAGCACTCGCATCCTTTGATCATGGTTCTTCCTTCAGTAATAGTTTGATTTCTATGCTCTGGGATCGCACTCCAATATTAATGATTACGGGGTTAGACGATACTGATTCAGTAGATCGTGCTTTTGAGGCTGGAGCAAGCGATTTTGTAACTAAACCTATTCATTGGGCAATGTTACGCCGACGAGTCAGGCGGCTACTACAACAAGGGCAAGTATACAAACAGCTAGAAGCAGCGAATCAAGCTTTGCAACAACTTGCAAACGAAGATGGTTTGACTGGCGTGGCTAATCGTCGTCGCTTTGATCAGTATCTCAATTCTCAATGGTTGGAACTAGCACAGCAGCGATCGCCACTATCAATGATTTTATGTGATATTGATTTCTTTAAACTTTACAACGATAAATATGGTCATCCAGCAGGGGATGCTTGTTTGCAAAAGGTAGCTACCGTCTTAAAGGATACAGCCCAGAAAAATCAGGATTTAGTAGCACGTTACGGTGGTGAAGAATTTGCTGTAATCTTGCCTTTTACTCATGCTTCGGGTGCTGTTCATGTGGCGGAAGCAATGCAAGCTGGAGTTAGAGAATTGAAGATTTTTCATTCTCAATCTACAGTCAGTCAGTACGTCACCTTAAGTTTAGGAGTAGCCACAATCATTCCCAGTTTTGATACTTCACCTTCAACTTTAATTGCAGCAGCTGATCAGGCGCTTTACCAAGCAAAAGCAGAGGGGCGCAATCGCATTAATTTTAAGCAGATGCAGCATTGA
- a CDS encoding histidine kinase codes for MTNNIKEQIKTDLQQAKETGQLRAERIREIVKSAVSQVVSEFKEGSGELRSIVKDAVSTVIENIQTKGSDFKEEVTASIEGALEAVNSKRHENIIKTQAEVKQLEAKLDEEENKIQQEVDGILAEIQQTSTQESADTKTAIDSAINTIQNSEEVNLLKKRYAQLRAQLAIVQANLAARYGGRSEEVKDYLDEAKNWFNQARPQAEAVVTQVQQKHSQVEEKLGEAGTVLAKKEHQLRQVLRELLLSAADWLKEKEPVDKVNK; via the coding sequence ATGACTAACAATATCAAAGAACAAATTAAAACCGATCTCCAACAGGCAAAAGAAACTGGACAACTAAGAGCAGAGCGAATTCGCGAAATAGTAAAGTCTGCTGTTTCTCAGGTAGTTTCTGAATTTAAAGAAGGTTCCGGTGAACTTCGCTCTATTGTGAAAGATGCTGTCTCTACTGTCATAGAAAATATACAAACAAAGGGTAGTGACTTTAAAGAAGAAGTAACGGCGTCAATTGAAGGAGCATTAGAGGCTGTGAATAGCAAAAGACACGAAAATATCATAAAAACTCAAGCCGAAGTAAAACAGCTAGAAGCTAAGTTGGATGAAGAAGAAAATAAAATTCAGCAAGAAGTAGATGGAATATTAGCAGAAATTCAACAAACAAGTACCCAAGAATCTGCTGATACCAAAACTGCTATTGATTCTGCTATCAATACAATACAAAATAGTGAAGAGGTAAATTTACTAAAAAAACGCTACGCCCAGTTAAGAGCACAACTAGCGATTGTACAAGCCAATTTAGCTGCGCGTTATGGCGGACGTTCTGAAGAAGTGAAAGATTATTTAGATGAGGCTAAAAACTGGTTTAATCAAGCCCGCCCACAAGCAGAAGCAGTAGTTACACAGGTGCAACAAAAGCACTCCCAAGTAGAAGAAAAACTTGGCGAAGCTGGCACTGTACTAGCCAAAAAAGAGCATCAGTTACGACAAGTGTTGAGGGAGTTGTTGCTATCAGCAGCAGACTGGTTAAAGGAAAAAGAACCAGTTGATAAAGTGAATAAATAA
- a CDS encoding chlororespiratory reduction protein 7: MPDSLMYQQEYFVVLETNQPEQFLTASELLEKLKGILQTINIQDLSPDLRSLDSAEEKAKYLLNTTCELDIGVGQYLQWYAVRLEK, translated from the coding sequence ATGCCTGATTCATTAATGTACCAACAAGAATATTTTGTTGTTTTAGAAACAAATCAACCAGAACAATTTCTGACTGCATCAGAGCTACTAGAAAAACTAAAGGGAATTCTTCAAACAATTAATATTCAGGATTTATCTCCAGATCTACGCTCACTGGATTCTGCGGAAGAAAAAGCAAAGTATTTACTTAATACTACTTGTGAACTTGATATTGGAGTTGGGCAATATTTGCAGTGGTATGCAGTCCGCTTAGAGAAATAA
- a CDS encoding glyoxalase-like domain protein — protein sequence MVIAVSVTPFLLNPYTLGSFLPSLPLDSLFSTQGIMVMLLAAYAGAMWMFLTSAPKVYTVMVSDLEVARQLYEGLLDLPAAEVPLHYYYNYEQTIGAAGVDPLYLGSSPSFSSRMTNASEGLWYQLKKNTQLHVITGASLGSKNQQRHVCFDHDCLELILMRVEMRGLKFKIRSKKPLNFLVKDYEERIIELAEVAN from the coding sequence ATGGTTATAGCAGTTAGTGTGACACCATTCCTGCTCAATCCCTATACTTTAGGTTCTTTTTTGCCTTCCCTACCATTAGATAGCCTGTTCTCCACTCAAGGCATAATGGTAATGCTTTTGGCAGCTTATGCCGGTGCCATGTGGATGTTTCTTACCAGTGCGCCGAAAGTATATACAGTTATGGTGTCTGATTTAGAAGTTGCACGACAGTTGTATGAAGGACTACTAGATTTGCCAGCAGCAGAAGTGCCTTTGCACTACTACTACAACTACGAGCAAACTATAGGTGCGGCAGGAGTAGATCCACTTTATCTAGGAAGTAGTCCATCTTTTTCTAGCAGAATGACAAATGCTAGTGAAGGATTGTGGTATCAACTCAAGAAAAATACCCAGTTGCACGTGATTACCGGAGCTAGTTTGGGTAGCAAAAATCAGCAACGCCATGTTTGTTTTGACCACGACTGCCTAGAATTGATTTTAATGCGTGTGGAAATGCGTGGTTTAAAGTTCAAGATTCGCAGTAAAAAGCCACTCAATTTTTTGGTAAAAGACTACGAAGAGCGCATTATTGAACTGGCTGAGGTAGCGAACTGA
- the ppk1 gene encoding polyphosphate kinase 1: MPKSKKITNQPINLSDPQYYLNRELSWLEFNNRVLHEALDPRTPLLERLKFLAITSSNLDEFFMVRVAALKQQVEAKVSKLTFDGLIPQKQLDEISFFLRPLVAQQHQHFEQILKPQLANHGIHILDYIDLTEKQRNYLDNYFEEQIFPVITPLAVDPSHPFPYISNLSLNLAVVVKNPETEEELFARVKVPKVLPRFLALPPELGVQHQDKPFVWTGIPLEQAIAHNLESLFPGMNIQEYHLFRITRDADLELEEDEADDLLLAIEQELRKRRVGGTPVRMEIQSQTPQAIRDRLVEDLELTESDVYEVDGLLGLRDLMYFMSLPLPELKDPPWQSVVTPRLQRIREPNIVGSEVREIEEGKDFFAVIRERDLLVHHPYQSFSASVVRFITTAAHDPNVLAIKMTLYRTSGDSPIVNALIAAAENGKQVSVLVELKARFDEENNIYWARRLESVGVHVVYGLVGLKTHSKIVMVVRREQERIRRYVHIGTGNYNPKTARLYTDLGLFSCREELGADVTDVFNFLTGYSLQKSYRQILVAPVNMRDRFLNLIHREIENAQKGNSGRIVAKMNSLVDPQIIATLYEASRAGVKIDLIVRGICCLRPGLKDISENIHVISIIGRFLEHSRIFYFYNNGQEEIYIGSADWMPRNLDRRVEVVTPVQDPDIAKDLQEILGIMLADNRQAWELQANGSYIQRRPGEDCPETSSQKILMSMALNSTAIASTLINSK, from the coding sequence ATGCCAAAATCTAAAAAGATTACCAATCAACCAATCAATCTCAGCGATCCGCAATACTATCTCAATCGTGAACTGAGTTGGTTAGAGTTTAATAATAGAGTATTACATGAAGCACTAGACCCGCGTACGCCTCTTTTGGAACGTCTTAAGTTTCTGGCTATTACGAGTTCCAATCTGGATGAATTTTTTATGGTGCGGGTTGCAGCATTAAAACAACAAGTGGAAGCAAAAGTTAGCAAATTAACTTTTGATGGTTTAATACCACAAAAACAATTAGATGAGATTAGTTTTTTTCTACGCCCTTTAGTAGCTCAACAACATCAACATTTTGAGCAAATATTAAAGCCACAGCTAGCAAATCATGGCATCCACATATTAGATTATATAGATTTGACAGAGAAACAAAGAAATTATTTAGACAATTATTTTGAAGAACAGATTTTTCCAGTTATTACTCCCCTTGCTGTCGATCCTAGTCATCCTTTTCCTTACATTTCCAATCTCAGCCTAAATTTGGCAGTTGTAGTCAAAAATCCAGAAACGGAAGAAGAACTTTTTGCCAGAGTTAAAGTACCCAAAGTCTTGCCCAGGTTTTTAGCTTTGCCACCAGAATTAGGAGTTCAGCATCAGGACAAACCATTCGTTTGGACTGGTATACCTTTGGAGCAGGCGATCGCTCACAATCTAGAGTCTCTATTTCCGGGGATGAATATTCAAGAATACCATCTCTTCCGTATTACTCGCGATGCCGATTTGGAATTGGAAGAAGATGAAGCCGACGATTTACTGTTGGCAATTGAGCAAGAACTACGAAAACGACGCGTTGGTGGTACTCCAGTGCGAATGGAAATTCAATCTCAAACTCCACAAGCAATACGCGATCGCTTGGTAGAAGATTTAGAACTTACAGAAAGTGATGTTTACGAAGTAGATGGGCTATTGGGGCTACGAGATTTAATGTATTTTATGTCATTGCCCTTACCAGAACTTAAAGATCCGCCTTGGCAGTCTGTAGTTACTCCCCGCTTGCAAAGAATTCGTGAACCCAACATCGTTGGTTCAGAGGTACGGGAAATAGAAGAAGGAAAAGATTTTTTTGCTGTGATTCGGGAACGAGATTTGCTCGTACACCATCCCTATCAATCCTTCTCGGCATCAGTAGTGCGCTTCATTACCACTGCTGCCCACGATCCAAATGTGCTGGCAATCAAGATGACTCTCTACCGCACCTCTGGAGACTCACCGATAGTAAATGCCTTAATTGCAGCTGCCGAAAATGGCAAGCAGGTATCTGTATTGGTAGAGCTTAAAGCCAGGTTTGATGAAGAGAATAATATTTATTGGGCAAGACGTTTAGAAAGTGTAGGCGTTCACGTTGTTTACGGTCTGGTAGGGCTAAAAACCCACAGTAAAATTGTTATGGTGGTGCGACGCGAACAAGAACGCATCCGCCGTTACGTGCATATCGGTACTGGTAACTACAATCCAAAAACTGCCAGACTCTACACAGACTTGGGATTGTTTAGCTGTCGAGAAGAATTAGGAGCTGATGTCACAGATGTATTTAATTTCTTAACTGGTTATTCCTTGCAAAAATCTTATCGGCAAATTTTGGTTGCGCCCGTGAATATGCGCGATCGCTTTTTGAATCTGATCCATCGAGAAATCGAAAATGCTCAAAAAGGAAATTCTGGGCGAATTGTAGCCAAAATGAATTCTTTGGTCGATCCACAAATAATTGCTACCTTATATGAAGCATCCCGCGCTGGAGTAAAAATTGATTTAATTGTGCGGGGTATTTGCTGTTTGCGTCCTGGACTAAAAGACATCAGCGAAAATATTCACGTTATAAGTATTATTGGTCGATTTTTGGAACACTCCCGTATTTTTTATTTTTATAACAATGGACAGGAAGAAATTTATATCGGCAGTGCAGATTGGATGCCCCGCAATCTTGATCGCCGTGTGGAAGTGGTGACTCCAGTACAAGATCCAGATATCGCAAAAGATTTGCAAGAAATTTTAGGCATAATGCTAGCAGATAATCGCCAAGCCTGGGAATTACAAGCCAATGGCAGCTACATCCAAAGACGCCCTGGCGAAGATTGCCCAGAAACTAGTTCCCAAAAAATTCTGATGTCTATGGCGTTAAACTCAACTGCGATCGCCTCAACTCTAATTAATTCAAAATAA
- a CDS encoding DUF2854 domain-containing protein, translating into MLRQISLGTLGLTVGGILTIIGIVAYAADNATLNLVGFFYGIPLVLGGLALKANELKPIPFSKPTTPEVLALQKQQATPTQNKIRKDITRYSYGQNTHFDRTLSYLGLSPSEAEQPVLTELREEEINGAYALILEFDSPLIPIELWQKKQEKMTNYFGPGVDVQVTQVDSDKIELTLIATANKS; encoded by the coding sequence ATGTTACGCCAAATATCTTTGGGAACACTGGGTTTAACAGTCGGCGGGATTCTAACCATCATCGGTATCGTCGCCTACGCAGCTGATAATGCTACTCTCAATCTTGTCGGATTTTTTTACGGGATACCACTGGTGCTGGGAGGACTAGCACTCAAAGCTAACGAACTTAAACCTATTCCCTTCAGCAAACCTACTACACCAGAAGTTTTAGCATTGCAGAAACAGCAAGCTACTCCCACTCAAAATAAAATCCGCAAGGACATTACCCGCTATAGTTACGGGCAAAATACCCACTTTGATCGTACACTCTCTTACTTGGGTTTAAGCCCTTCGGAAGCAGAACAACCAGTGCTAACAGAGTTACGAGAAGAGGAAATTAACGGAGCTTATGCCCTCATTCTAGAGTTTGATTCGCCGCTAATACCAATTGAACTCTGGCAAAAGAAACAAGAGAAAATGACTAATTATTTTGGCCCTGGAGTAGATGTGCAAGTTACGCAAGTAGATTCAGATAAAATTGAACTGACGCTCATTGCTACTGCGAATAAGAGCTAA
- a CDS encoding GNAT family N-acetyltransferase → MSEQLLEEIKVRPATLEDAAAICHVHLTSVRVLCTRDYTAKEIEAWIGDRSPENYRYAMQEMGELLFVAEKGEEILGFASLLENEVRAVYLHPNYTRRGVGSLLVDAVEKEAVARKITKLQLVSSTNAVNFYKALGYQVIESTFLTLGAGIQIPCVYMEKDF, encoded by the coding sequence ATGAGCGAACAACTGCTCGAAGAAATAAAAGTTCGCCCAGCTACATTAGAAGATGCAGCAGCTATTTGTCACGTTCATCTGACATCGGTACGGGTACTGTGTACTCGTGATTATACGGCTAAAGAAATAGAAGCTTGGATAGGCGATCGCTCCCCGGAAAATTACCGCTACGCAATGCAAGAGATGGGCGAGTTGTTATTTGTCGCCGAAAAAGGGGAAGAAATTCTTGGTTTTGCTTCTTTACTAGAAAATGAAGTGCGTGCAGTTTACCTTCATCCTAACTACACGCGTCGGGGAGTAGGTTCTTTGCTGGTAGATGCAGTTGAAAAAGAAGCTGTAGCCAGAAAAATTACCAAACTTCAGCTTGTTTCCTCCACTAATGCTGTTAACTTTTATAAAGCACTAGGTTATCAAGTTATTGAAAGTACATTTCTAACCTTAGGAGCGGGTATACAAATTCCGTGTGTCTATATGGAAAAAGATTTCTAA
- a CDS encoding sigma-70 family RNA polymerase sigma factor, with protein sequence MQIPHFSETNHPLVKSLFHHTDSELVSLFQCHPDSGRYFAAIFCRYSPIVYTLIRHSARSPVQADYLFALTWRHIYYELGGFDTSSDPSSKESLTLQNWLINQTAYCINEIEVPPTEAIHYSLKATSPPLWCYVEKALEQLPPMLRLMVLMAQTFHWSETRIAAYLQAEGETISPTEVANFLQEGYRMLEEKLPTDIRSIYLGENLLPPAPA encoded by the coding sequence GTGCAAATTCCTCATTTTTCTGAAACTAATCACCCGCTAGTTAAATCACTGTTTCATCACACTGACTCTGAGCTTGTCAGTTTGTTTCAGTGCCATCCTGATTCGGGAAGATACTTTGCAGCAATTTTTTGTCGTTATAGCCCAATTGTCTACACTTTAATTCGGCATTCGGCTCGATCGCCTGTACAAGCAGATTACTTATTTGCCCTCACCTGGCGACATATTTACTATGAGCTTGGTGGATTTGATACCAGTAGCGATCCTTCTAGTAAGGAAAGTCTTACCTTGCAAAATTGGTTAATTAACCAGACAGCCTACTGTATCAACGAAATCGAAGTTCCTCCAACAGAAGCCATTCATTATTCTTTGAAAGCGACTTCTCCGCCGTTATGGTGTTATGTCGAAAAAGCTTTGGAGCAACTACCACCAATGTTGCGTTTGATGGTTTTGATGGCTCAGACGTTTCACTGGAGCGAAACGAGAATTGCTGCCTACCTACAAGCCGAAGGAGAAACAATTTCACCTACCGAAGTAGCAAATTTTCTTCAAGAAGGTTATCGTATGCTAGAAGAAAAATTACCAACCGACATTCGCTCTATATATTTGGGCGAAAACTTACTTCCTCCCGCTCCTGCGTAA
- a CDS encoding tetratricopeptide repeat protein: MKQRYLILRHPILNFSSIVYFLVFSFLLSPIAATAADITEQLHRPINKSAVRELRDQADTLLQTGKQQRISGSLDQAVKSWLNALEIYHSIGELKAQGLIYDFLSEGYLQLGRYSEAEDAMRRRLAIARDVKDFQSQIFALNNIGTLLLQQGEPASSAKTFTQALEIARHIQNLEGQGLSLSNLGLATARLGNYNQAIQLYENALTFRRQTGDLIGEANTFNNLGDAYLAANNYQGTISTYGAALRLAKSKSDRINELRAIDGLVAAHSAVGRHERAFDLLQQRLALAQELRNLREELKSFESYAQLHEKLGNYQNARNFYERAILTARTLQDSKQEVSLVDKLTQMMRKVSVKGTRD; this comes from the coding sequence ATGAAACAACGGTATCTCATCTTAAGGCATCCAATTTTAAACTTTAGCAGTATTGTTTATTTTTTAGTTTTTAGTTTTTTACTTAGTCCCATAGCTGCAACCGCAGCAGATATTACCGAACAACTCCACCGTCCAATTAATAAATCGGCGGTACGAGAATTAAGGGATCAAGCAGATACTTTGCTACAGACAGGCAAACAGCAACGAATCTCAGGCAGTCTCGATCAAGCAGTAAAATCTTGGTTAAATGCATTGGAAATTTACCATTCTATTGGCGAGCTAAAAGCGCAAGGTTTGATTTACGATTTTTTGAGTGAAGGCTATCTGCAACTAGGACGCTATTCAGAGGCAGAAGATGCGATGCGACGAAGATTAGCGATCGCCCGTGATGTTAAAGACTTCCAAAGTCAGATTTTTGCTCTCAATAACATCGGTACATTGCTACTGCAACAAGGAGAACCCGCAAGTTCCGCTAAAACTTTTACACAAGCACTCGAAATTGCTCGTCATATTCAAAACCTTGAAGGGCAAGGACTTTCTCTCAGTAACTTGGGTTTAGCAACTGCAAGATTGGGAAATTACAATCAAGCAATTCAACTTTATGAAAATGCTTTAACCTTCCGGCGTCAAACTGGCGATCTAATTGGTGAAGCTAATACCTTTAATAATTTAGGCGATGCCTATCTAGCAGCTAATAATTATCAAGGCACGATTAGTACCTACGGGGCAGCACTGCGCCTAGCCAAATCAAAGAGCGATCGCATTAACGAACTACGAGCAATAGATGGTTTAGTAGCCGCTCATAGTGCTGTCGGACGTCACGAACGTGCTTTTGATTTATTACAACAGCGATTGGCGCTTGCTCAAGAATTACGAAATCTGCGGGAAGAATTAAAATCTTTTGAGTCCTATGCTCAATTGCATGAAAAGCTAGGCAACTATCAAAATGCTCGCAATTTTTACGAAAGAGCTATCCTCACAGCCCGCACGCTCCAAGACAGCAAACAAGAAGTATCATTGGTTGACAAACTGACTCAAATGATGCGTAAAGTCAGCGTCAAAGGGACTAGAGATTAG
- the hisD gene encoding histidinol dehydrogenase — protein MLRIITQQADVRSELQRICDRTHDEQVLHKEATVREVLQAVKRQGDRAVLHYTVEFDDQILKPEELRVTGSEIDVAYQQISQELLEAIRLASRQIEAFHRQRVPKSWVHFGDDEVVLGKRYTPVDRAGIYVPGSRTAYPSTVLMSAIPAKVAGVRRLIMVTPPGVGKIIHPAVLVAAQEVGVQEIYRVGGAQAIAALAYGTKTIPKVDVIAGPGNIYVTLAKKLVYGTVGIDSLAGPSSEVLIIADETANPVHVAADMLAQAEQDPMAAAILLTTDPALAKNVQVAVERQLVDHPRVTLTEKALAHYGLIVIVESLTAAAELCNEFAPEHLELEVEDPWALLPLIRHAGAIFMGYSTPEAVGDYVAGPNNSIPTSGASRYTSVLGVETFLKNSSIIQYTPTALKKVADAINVLAAAEGLPSHADAVRRRVQKEEKNEE, from the coding sequence ATGCTGCGAATTATTACTCAGCAGGCAGACGTCAGATCGGAACTACAAAGGATCTGCGATCGCACCCATGATGAACAGGTGCTTCACAAAGAAGCAACAGTGAGGGAAGTGTTGCAAGCGGTGAAGCGCCAAGGTGATAGAGCTGTTTTGCATTACACAGTAGAGTTTGATGATCAAATTCTCAAGCCAGAAGAACTGCGTGTTACAGGCTCAGAAATAGATGTAGCCTACCAACAGATATCACAAGAGTTACTGGAAGCAATACGGCTAGCTAGTCGGCAAATTGAAGCTTTTCACCGCCAACGAGTTCCAAAAAGCTGGGTACACTTTGGCGATGATGAAGTGGTATTGGGCAAGCGTTACACCCCTGTAGATCGTGCGGGAATATACGTACCTGGAAGTCGTACTGCTTACCCTAGTACGGTCTTGATGAGTGCAATTCCAGCAAAAGTGGCTGGAGTTAGGCGCTTGATCATGGTCACACCACCAGGAGTTGGAAAAATAATTCATCCAGCAGTCTTGGTGGCTGCCCAAGAAGTTGGAGTGCAGGAAATTTATCGCGTTGGCGGAGCGCAGGCGATCGCTGCTTTAGCCTACGGAACAAAAACGATTCCGAAAGTAGATGTGATCGCAGGACCGGGTAACATTTATGTGACACTAGCCAAAAAACTCGTCTATGGAACAGTTGGGATTGATTCTTTGGCAGGTCCAAGCAGCGAAGTATTAATTATTGCTGACGAGACCGCAAATCCCGTTCATGTCGCAGCCGATATGCTAGCACAAGCCGAACAAGATCCGATGGCGGCAGCAATCTTATTAACTACTGATCCGGCACTAGCGAAGAATGTACAAGTCGCGGTAGAAAGACAGTTGGTGGATCATCCCAGAGTCACTTTAACAGAGAAAGCACTCGCTCATTACGGCTTGATTGTGATTGTAGAGTCCTTAACAGCCGCAGCTGAGTTGTGCAATGAGTTTGCTCCCGAACACCTAGAGTTAGAAGTAGAAGATCCGTGGGCATTATTACCACTTATTCGCCATGCTGGTGCAATTTTTATGGGTTACTCTACACCAGAAGCAGTAGGAGACTATGTTGCTGGTCCTAATAACAGCATACCTACTTCTGGCGCTTCTCGCTATACCTCTGTCTTGGGAGTTGAAACCTTCTTGAAAAACTCAAGTATTATTCAATACACTCCCACAGCTTTGAAAAAAGTGGCAGACGCAATTAATGTACTTGCAGCAGCTGAGGGCTTGCCCTCCCACGCCGATGCAGTCCGGCGTCGAGTTCAAAAAGAAGAAAAAAATGAAGAATAG
- a CDS encoding YqaE/Pmp3 family membrane protein yields the protein MKLLRYVLGFFLPPLGIFLTYGISTTFVINVLLTLLGWLPGSIHAVWAIAKYDERLSREGQIY from the coding sequence ATGAAATTACTTCGTTATGTCCTCGGTTTCTTCTTACCCCCACTTGGCATTTTCTTAACTTATGGAATTAGTACAACCTTTGTAATTAATGTTTTACTGACTCTTCTAGGTTGGCTGCCTGGTAGTATTCATGCAGTTTGGGCGATCGCTAAATATGACGAAAGATTGAGTCGAGAAGGACAAATCTATTAA
- a CDS encoding phage holin family protein: MTGNLLAALITALSLLIVDLVVPGVNIANFPAALIAAVVIGVVNGSVKPVLSTLSLPLNFLSFGAFSLVVNGLCFWLVAALVPGFSVHGLIAFLLGPVVLSLSSTFINNYFAEKNLLKSGDATKPKAELPSS, translated from the coding sequence ATGACAGGAAACTTGTTAGCTGCCTTAATTACAGCTTTAAGCTTGTTGATTGTTGATTTAGTTGTTCCCGGTGTTAATATTGCTAATTTTCCAGCAGCTTTAATTGCAGCAGTAGTGATTGGCGTAGTTAATGGTTCTGTGAAACCAGTTCTATCTACCTTATCCTTACCGCTTAACTTTTTATCCTTTGGAGCATTCTCACTTGTTGTTAATGGCCTTTGCTTTTGGCTTGTAGCAGCTTTAGTGCCTGGATTTAGCGTTCATGGACTTATAGCCTTTCTATTAGGCCCTGTAGTTCTATCTTTGTCTAGTACTTTTATCAACAATTACTTCGCTGAAAAGAATCTTCTAAAGAGCGGTGACGCTACAAAACCTAAAGCTGAATTACCTTCTAGCTAG
- a CDS encoding universal stress protein, giving the protein MLKNILVALDASEIADRVIETLQDLVLAKDSKVILCHVFPPPESEMELPADRPHPDSPALSSLQVEKQLQFYQTQLPVESEIELVSGDPAEEIIRLANIYKADLIVIGSRGLTGVNRIVQGSVSSQVVEEGPCSVLVVKVK; this is encoded by the coding sequence GTGCTAAAGAATATTTTGGTAGCTCTAGACGCTTCAGAAATTGCCGACCGAGTAATTGAGACTTTACAGGATTTGGTATTGGCAAAGGACAGTAAGGTGATTCTTTGTCATGTTTTTCCTCCTCCAGAGTCTGAAATGGAGCTACCAGCCGATCGCCCTCATCCAGACTCACCAGCGCTTTCTTCTTTACAAGTCGAAAAACAGCTGCAATTCTACCAAACTCAGCTACCTGTTGAAAGTGAAATAGAACTTGTCAGTGGCGATCCAGCAGAAGAAATTATTCGTCTTGCTAATATTTATAAGGCGGACTTGATTGTAATTGGCAGCCGTGGATTAACTGGTGTAAACCGAATTGTTCAGGGTTCTGTGAGCAGCCAAGTGGTAGAAGAAGGGCCGTGTTCTGTGTTAGTAGTCAAGGTGAAATAA